In a genomic window of Lycium ferocissimum isolate CSIRO_LF1 chromosome 9, AGI_CSIRO_Lferr_CH_V1, whole genome shotgun sequence:
- the LOC132031911 gene encoding NAC domain-containing protein 35-like, translating to MASSDYEYDREWKNILPIGFQFVPKDEELFMYLRLKSCNGKIPPGIFTDLDIYYYTPQELFAIGNVEKHWGGRTYIFTPLIKKYSIGGKMQRTIHSGKGFWKASQARKTISKNCNPDKQTCESSFTKQSLVYYEGSKSASGKKTSWLMSEYRFPVGDPRPLFNGTDHELTLCVIYYNYTKKDPEQVAMLTESDPINAPPQTPINQNFDQPPYTLHIPHNPDYNYDHNTSHQENPSYPSYYPNFFPNGIPLQQYQHLVNRAATTIFDRWPVEYPSSQNYTDIATTSTVQPSFVENLDISSFSAQNYDFHGIDPSIYLNFENSYYAGHEEIGHIANSNADIVDQNKLETYVAPISQDDQKPLSDGQDYNHQQLKMKKIRV from the exons ATGGCTTCATcagattatgaatatgatcgTGAATGGAAAAACATCTTGCCCATAGGCTTCCAATTTGTGCCAAAAGACGAAGAACTGTTTATGTATTTGAGACTTAAGAGTTGTAATGGTAAAATTCCACCTGGGATTTTCACTGATCTTGATATTTATTACTATACACCTCAGGAGCTATTTGCAATTG gGAATGTTGAAAAACATTGGGGTGGACGTACGTACATCTTTACTCCACTAATAAAGAAGTATAGCATAGGAGGAAAAATGCAGAGAACTATACATTCAGGAAAAGGTTTTTGGAAAGCCTCACAAGCACGTAAGACAATATCCAAAAACTGTAATCCTGATAAGCAGACGTGTGAGTCTAGCTTTACAAAACAATCCCTTGTCTACTACGAAGGTTCGAAGAGTGCAAGTGGCAAAAAAACTTCTTGGCTTATGTCGGAGTATAGGTTTCCGGTGGGTGATCCTCGACCATTATTCAATGGG acAGATCATGAGCTAACACTTTGTGTGATCTACTATAATTACACAAAGAAGGATCCTGAACAAGTAGCTATGCTAACAGAGTCTGACCCCATTAATGCTCCTCCACAAACTCCAATAAACCAAAATTTTGATCAACCACCATATACTTTGCACATCCCCCATAATCCTGATTATAATTATGATCATAATACTTCCCATCAAGAAAATCCATCTTACCCATCTTACTACCCTAATTTTTTCCCCAATGGTATCCCtctccaacaataccaacatctcGTAAATAGGGCTGCAACTACAATCTTCGACAGGTGGCCAGTTGAATATCCTTCATCACAAAATTATACTGACATTGCTACCACTTCAACCGTGCAGCCAAGTTTTGTGGAAAATCTTGATATTTCTTCCTTCAGTGCTCAAAATTATGATTTTCATGGAATTGATCCATCCATATATCTCAATTTTGAAAATTCTTATTATGCGGGGCATGAAGAAATAGGTCATATTGCAAATAGTAATGCTGATATTGTTGACCAAAATAAATTGGAAACATATGTGGCCCCAATTTCTCAAGATGATCAGAAACCATTAAGTGATGGCCAAGATTATAATCATCAGCAGCTAAAGATGAAGAAGATCAGAGTATAA
- the LOC132069507 gene encoding AP2-like ethylene-responsive transcription factor At1g16060 — protein sequence MAKLSQQNQRNNSNNTITNNNANNISGSVVKVKRTRKTVPRDSPPQRSSIYRGVTRHRWTGRYEAHLWDKNCWNESQNKKGRQVYLGAYDDEGTAAHAYDLAALKYWGSETILNFPLSTYEKEITEMECQSREEYIGSLRRKSSGFSRGVSKYRGVARHHHNGRWEARIGRVFGNKYLYLGTYATQEEAATAYDMAAIEYRGLNAVTNFDLSRYIKWLKPNNNNNNNNNKNIDQSTPHVETNMIPSPNHSIGSTSTSTKATTSTSASAALVYPHLQLTSGTTILNASISQTRPSSATSALGLLLQSTKFKEMMEMTLAAECPPAQVELSDPDQPQSSSFPEDMKTYFDTQEFGNFGHDQGEDMIFNEINSFMQPLLEFEFNA from the exons ATGGCGAAACTATCACAGCAAAATCAGAGGAACAATTCAAACAACactattactaataataatgcAAATAATATTAGTGGTTCAGTGGTTAAGgtgaaaagaacaagaaaaactgTTCCAAGAGACTCTCCTCCTCAACGTAGCTCCATTTATCGCGGAGTTACAAG GCATCGATGGACGGGTAGATATGAAGCTCATTTATGGGATAAAAATTGCTGGAATGAGTCTCAGAACAAGAAAGGAAGACAAG TTTATCTTG GTGCTTATGATGATGAAGGAACAGCTGCTCATGCTTATGATTTGGCTGCACTTAAATACTGGGGAAGTGAAACCATTCTTAATTTTCCG CTATCAAcctatgaaaaagaaatcacAGAAATGGAATGTCAGTCCAGAGAAGAATATATTGGATCCTTGAGAAG GAAGAGCAGTGGATTCTCAAGAGGAGTTTCGAAATATCGTGGAGTGGCAAG GCATCACCATAATGGAAGATGGGAAGCTCGAATTGGCAGAGTTTTTGGCAACAAGTACCTTTACCTTGGAACATATG CTACACAAGAAGAAGCTGCAACTGCATATGACATGGCAGCTATTGAATATCGTGGACTAAATGCTGTGACCAATTTTGACCTTAGCCGTTACATCAAATGGCTAAAacctaacaacaacaataacaacaacaacaacaaaaacatcgATCAGTCAACCCCTCATGTTGAAACTAACATGATCCCAAGTCCAAATCATAGTATTGGATCAACCTCTACTTCGACCAAGGCCACGACCTCGACCTCTGCCTCTGCAGCTCTTGTTTATCCCCACCTACAACTTACCTCAGGTACCACTATACTTAATGCCTCGATATCTCAAACCCGACCATCTTCTGCCACGTCAGCCCTTGGGCTACTGCTCCAATCCACCAAGTTCAAGGAAATGATGGAAATGACCTTAGCGGCCGAGTGCCCGCCTGCACAGGTCGAATTATCCGACCCGGACCAGCCACAAAGTAGTAGCTTCCCTGAGGAtatgaaaacttattttgataCTCAAGAATTTGGTAATTTTGGTCATGATCAAGGAGAGGATATGATTTTTAATGAGATCAACTCCTTCATGCAACCACTTTTAGAATTTGAGTTTAATGCTTAG